In Zymoseptoria tritici IPO323 chromosome 7, whole genome shotgun sequence, the genomic window AGACTAGTCTCCTGAAGAACGTGGTTAGCTAGCATCGGTTACCGTTGGGTGCAATCTGGAACACCGTCAAACTTGGATCTAGAGCCTCACTACGCTTGCTCCGCCAGTGAGGTCGTCAGCCGATCGCCACCAACACGGCACGAACACCGTCAATTGGCGGCTCGGACACAAGCGAATCCAGGGACGACGGTCGCCTTGATCCAGATCCGCCCGACGAAGCAGAGTCGCAGCGACGCAGACATCTCGTACCTCCGTgattccgctcaaactgcaccgcaCATGTCTGACTCTATGGGCTTGGACTGTGCAATCTACGCCAGAGAACGGAAATACAGTTCGAGGAAGGTGTGTGTCTTCGGGAGGAATGAAAGCAACGACAAAACTTTCTTCCATCGAGCTCACACGATACCGACCGAGCCACTGGAGTGCGAGTTGAGTGGTGCGGTTTGAGCGGAGCCATGGAGGTATCGCGATTCATCGTGGGATTGCGGCACAGGCGTGGCAACCATTTGCGACTTCAAGGCGTCGACGAAAGGCGCACGACGTTGCAAATCGGCCAAGTCCGAGACCGGGACCGTCAAAAGTGCGCTCATCCAACCAGAGACCAAATCTCGCTCAGTCGAACCACGAGCGCCTCGTTGATGAGTGGCGCGATAGGCACTACTGACCGTGAGCTGAACACGCGTTCATCGTTCAGGCAAACCTCTCAACGCTGTGCGGAATGCTCATCATTGGGATGGTCTTGATGCGCCACTTTGTCCTCGTCCAGCGGCACACAACCTCATGACCTGCGGTCGTGGTGGACACGGTTCTGTGGTTGCTTCGGCGAAGTCGCCTTTAGCCAGGTACCATCAGGAACGCGCGGCGATTCATCCAGCGGGGAAGCCATCGCCTCCACAGACATGCGGCAAAGAGGATAGCATCCCATCTTCTCGTTTTGAACTGGCTGGCATGCGTGATACTCGAAAAATCTTCAATCGTCTGCGGCCGATCGTGCTTGAGACGAGCTGTTCGCAAATTCTGCGCTGCGCCGTCCAATCACGTTGATCACACCACGTTGAGAAGAGATTCGCAATTCGAGACAGACCGGATTTGATTGCTGTTCTGGGCGGGAACAATCGAAGTGGCTGGGTGGCGGTTCGGGCGAGCAAAGGAGACGGGTCGTCGTTGCGCTATCTCAGTAGTGTCTCAAAGGTTGGTGGCTCGTTGTGAGTTCTAGATTTGAGAGAGCCATGCCATACCAGGCGTAGCCGGTATCAAAGTTACGTGCAGAGCCGGAGCAGCATGATATTTGCGCTCCCTGGCAACGAGAACCGAGTCTGTGGAAGGAGAGATCGGTGCAGGGATGTTAGCCTAGCGGCGTAGCTACTGTGTTGTTTTACATGGCCAGCCTACGGCGACCTGTTCCGATCAGGATACACAGCATGGTGGCCGTTCGAATGTTATCGTCAGGATAGGCAACCTCGGCTGCGAGAGATTCGAGGTAGGTGCATTCTCATCATGATCACGAGTACGGGCATCGAAGACAGGCCAAATGATCAAAGTGAGGCGGCCAAGGACAGCTGCTTCATACCTGTATATGCTGATGTTGATCATCTGCGACAGCTGAGTTTCACATTCTACACACTCACTCATAGTTACATCCACCGCCGAGATGTGCCCTACCTCGGCAAACCGCCAGCCAGTCCGGCGGCATGTTTACAGGAAGCACATCTTCGAAGCTCTCCATGAGCCAGAAGGCCTTTGAACGGCAATCCTCACGACGTTGGCGAAGAACCAGACCGCCGATCATTGCCTACATTTTCTCAACAAACCTTCGCCAACCATGCCGGCATCGAACATAGCAGAGCAGAACGCTGTCGATCGCCTCTCCGAGAACGTGTACGCGTCAACCTCCCCGCCGATATTACTAGGCAATGCTGCCAACATTGCATATGGTGGCTGTGCTCTCGGAGTAGGCGTCAACGCGGCATATCAAACTGTCAAACCCGGCTATCATATCTACTCCGTCCTCGGACATTACCTTGGTCCAACTCTCTGCAACCGAAAGATCTTCTGCAAGATCACCCGCACGAGGGACACCCGAACTTTTGCTACAAGACTCGTCGAGGTCAGCCAGAAGCTGGATAATGGAACTATCCGCGGAACCGTGACCTTCCTCGCCGACTTTCAAGTCCAGGAACCTGCCACCTtgctcgacttcacctctaTACCAGAGGGAGCTTCTCATAGCCCGGAAGAATGCGCGACGCCCAAAGACAAGGCTGAAAGATTGCTACGAGAAGGCAAGGCGACGGCCAAGATCGTAGCGATCTACGACGATTCCTTCAAAGCCGCCGACCAATTTCTTGAGATTAGGAGTCCTCCAAGCTCGATGATGTCGGAGACATTGGCCGGGTTGGTCAAAGGACCGACAAGCCAAGACAAGCTGTCCCTCACATCCAAGACCACGTCGCAGTGGGTGAGAAGTCGCCATCCTTTGGAACGTGAAAGTGATCACCTCGGGGCGTTGGCCTTTTATATGGACGGAGCACTGTCCTTTCTCCCGCTAACGCACTCGAAGATGTCCCTGTTCGAGGCTGGTGCGTGCTCTTCTCTTGACTTTGCGTTGAGGATTATGAGCAACGAGGTGGACATGGTCGAGTGGAACTTCAAAGAAATGAAGGTGATACATGGTAGTGATGGGAGGACGTACAGTGAGGGTCGCCTGTTCAACAAGGAGGGGAAGATGATAGCTGTCATGACACAACAGAGTATCCTGAGGCCAcagccggcgaagaaggcttcTTTATGATCACGGAAGATCAGACGATTGTCCGATAGATGAGAGAACTGCGCACGTCAGGCTGCGCCTTGTGTCGTTGAACGGCGACATCGCCCGGGACGCTTTCTCTGCGAACATTCTGCTTCATTCACGGTGCTGCTGTGTCGCTTTGATCTTATGTGATTCCACCTCCGTAGGGTTCGAGTGCATCTCGAGACCAATGATGGATGTGCCAGTCGGTATTGGGCAGGCTGACTACGTTCACTTGCGCCAAATCAACAAATAAGACCGTGCCACCTCCCTCTGCCACGCGCACAGCTAGCAGATATATCCGCCGAAGCCGTAAGCGATTGAGCTGCAGAGCCAGTAAAGGCATCACTCGCAGCGTCGGAGGCTGTCATCTATTGCATCCTGACCTTGTGTCTGACTTGTCCATGGAGGCTGCTGCGAATTGTGTCTTATTAAGAATACACCAAGTATTTCGCATCCTTCTCCATCTGAACTTTGTCTGACTGGTCTGACGTTGACCTCCATCTGACCTCCATTCCACCTTTGTTTGGCTTCATCTGACATGGGCTGACGGGCTGCCATCCACGCGTGATGCACCGCCGACGATTCGTCCACTTCCATGGTGTATGTGAGTCTTGCCCTCTTGTTAAGTGAAACATGCAGTCGTGAGGGTGGCATCAGCCGGCGGAATTCGGTCATTGGGACGCCTAACGATGGAAGTTAACGTGTGGTCACGGCAGAGGTGGCGTGTGCGTGTGGTCGTATGATGGAAGCGGAGACAGCTCCGGACTTGAAGGAACAGACATGTCGAGCGAGTCGAGCTCTTGGGCATCGCTCCTGTGTACGCCCTTTCCGATGAAGTGCCGCGAAGAGATACATTTCCACACACTCGCGAGCAGTCGGAGTTCTTCCCAGTGCGTCGAAGTCGGCCACGTCGTGTTGATCTCGCTCGTCAGACATCGGTCGAGGGACCCGGCTCCCCATCCTGCCTGCTTACTTCGTATCTGGATGCGCCGGTGAGGACACACCTTTTTCCCACACACGCAAGCTCTCGATATTCCCGCTGCTAGGTATCTGTTACCTCTCAGCTGTGTGGTCCGATGGTCACGCATGCAACGAAAGTGCCAATATAGGATAGATCGTCACCTCGGGCAAGCACAAGCTAGCATACGGTACTTACAAAAGCCGTTTCCACCTTCCAACGCCTTGGCCGCAACCAACTTTCATCCCTTTCCTCATCCACTAACCCTCATGGCTCAATTATCACCGCACAAACGAATCATTCTCTGCGCAGACGGAACCTGGCTGGCCTCTGACCTTGGAGACAAATCCGTACCTTCAAGTGTAGCCAAATTGGCGCGAGCGATATCACCAAACGGACTGGACGATCAAGGCAGAATCATCAAGCAAATCGTGTCTTATCACTCAGGTGTAGGCAGTGGAGATCTTCCGTTCCAAAAGGCCATCGCTGGTAAATGCTCCGATCCTCCTCTGTCGGCCTCGCTAAAGTCCTCTCAGGCGGCATAGGATGGGGCCTCGATGCCGATGTCACGCAAATCTACGACTTCATCTCCAACAATTACCAGCCTGGAGATGAgttgttcttcttcggctaTTCGCGAGGTGCGTTCACCGTACGCTCAGTGGCCGGATTGGTCTCGAATATTGGCGTTTTATCGAGTACCAATATGTCCCACTTCCCGGAGATGTGGAGAGCGTACCGGAAAAATACCGACGGCAGGCCATTCAAGGAGTCGTCGTGGTATCGTGACAACAAAGCCAGACTCTGCTTGAAGACTCCGCGGATCAAGGCGATTGGTGTTTGGGAGACAGTCGGGGCGCTGGTATGCATGGCAACCTATCGTGATATGACCCAGCTAATATAGCTAGGGCATTCCGGAATGGCCGGTCGTACACTGGCTGTCCACCATTGGCATCTCGCTCAACAAACAATACGCCTTTCACGACACCAAGATCTCGAGCAGTGAGTCTGCTTGTCCTTCAATCAAGACACCATACTAAACGATGGCATAGACGTCGACTACGCATTCCAAGCTTTAGCCATCGATGAGAAACGTTTGACATTTCCACCCACGCTCTGGCATGCCACTCGTGATGCTCCAGCTATCAAATTAGAGCAGTGCTGGTTTCCCGGAGTCCACAGTGATGTTGGTGGTCAGACCGATAATCCTCGAGACACCAGCGGTGCAGAACTCGGCTACAACACCTTCGCATGGATGGTCAGTCATCTTGACATGGCATACGGATAGCGCTGATCATAAACCAGGCCGACAACGTGTCTCAAATGCTCACATTCGAAAAGACAGCCATTGATGCTCTGATTCAGGAACATAGCCAGGCCCTCGCTTCCATTCGCATCAGCAATGGCTGGGGATGTGGTAAGATCATTGATAACTTCAGCGGCCTCACGGGTCCACTATTCCGCCTGCTCGGAGAGCGTTTTCGCACGCCGGGCGGGTATGATCGAGATCCAGGAGATGGCAACAGTGGTACGACTGAAGAGAGCTTCCACCCGATAGTGCGTGTTCGCAGGACGAAGGTCCCTAGATGGCAACCTCCTGCACTGAAGGGATTCGAGCTTTTGGAGCAGGGCAAGTCTTCGGAGTGGGTGAAGAGAGGCGCACGATCACTACCTGAATACGTGTTGCTGCCCAGCAAGAGGATGAGCGTGTCGATCCGGGATCAGACTGGAGATGCAAGGTACACCACCATTGACAGCATGTCCAGGACATTGTGTCCAGCTGCGATCTTGGCAGAGTTGGACGAGGCAAACAACACCGTGAACAGCATCTGATGGAGGCACGGGCGACGTAACCTAGTGACGGTGGCATGAAGAAAGGCGAACTATTACCTAACAAGACGGCCACCCTGACAGCAGTATCACAGCAAACAGAAAACAGATCACAAACGAGACCTCCAATGCATCCAAAGTCTCAATGTACATTGTATGTAAATATTTTCAGCCCTGCAGACCTTTCCAAAATCAAAGGCCTACCGACTCGCACAGTTGTCTTCTCTCAAGCGAGCGAAAGACCTGCGCATGATGAATAATCCCAAACGAAAATCCGTTGAAGAACATCAAAGTCCTTCAAGGATCGACCGCGGCCGAATGATGTATCGCAGTCATAGTTGACAATCCCGGTCGTCCATTTTCTCAAAGCGCCTTGATCGCAGCGTCGAGCTTGGCCTCGATGGTGTCAAGCGCACGCTTGGCCAGGTCACACTCGCCGTCAGGCTCGTTGCAAACCTCAACCTCACGCTTGGTGagctcgtcgtcatcatcgatGGAAGCCAAGTTCTCAGCCTCAAGCTCAGCGTCGCGGGCCTTGATCTCGTGGAATGCCTCGTATGCGTTGCGGAGAGCCTTGCACTCACCGTCGTCGGCCTCGCAGACGTCAGTCTTCAGGATCTCGTGCTCTTCACGCTTGTCTTTGGCACAAGGAGCGCCGATGGCACCGCACCAGCCGGTGAAGGAGTTACCACGCTGTTTCTTGGCCTCGGCAAAAGCAACGGCGTCAGCGTCACGCTTGACTTTGGCGCAGGGAGCACCAAGGGCACCGCACCAGCCGACGAAGCTGTTGCCTCGGTGGCCTCTGCGCTTGGGcttcttggccttcttcttgcgtCTGGCCTCGGGAGCGGCGTCACGGGCGTAGAtggcgtcttcgtcctcggaATCCTCGGCGCTGACGTCGGTCTCGACCTCAGAGAAGAGGTCGCGCTTGGCGCAAGGCGCACCAATGGCACCGCACCAGCCGACGAAGCTGTTGCCGCGGCGTTTCTTGGGGTCGGCCTCGGCTTCGGCCTCACGGGCGTAGACGTCGTGGACGGCCTCCTCGACGGATTCGCCGACTTCGATGATGTCGCGCTTGGCTTTGGCACAAGGGGCGCCGATGGCACCGCACCAGCCAACAAAGCTGTTGCCGCGGCGTTTCTTGGGGTCGGCCTCGGGGTAGGCAAAGGCCTCAGCGATGGCATCGGCAGAACGCTTGACGCGAGCACAAGGTGCTCCGATAGCGCCACACCAGCCGGTGAAGCTGTTGCCACGGCGTTTCTTCGGGTCAGGCATCGCCTCAGCGTCACGCTTGACTTTGGCGCATGGGGCACCGATGGCACCGCACCAGCCGACGAAGCTGTTGCCGCGACGCCTCTTTGGTTCGGCatcggcgacggcgagggctTGGGTCAAGGTGACCGCCACCATGAGGACGGTGGAAACCGCGAGCTTCATGTTCGCGGTGGTTGTTGTCTTCTGGGGGAGGTTGGAGGTTGGTTGTGTTGGTAGAAAAGGTACGAGTCCGGTGATATGGACTGCGTAgcttggaggtggagagtggTTGTAGAACGAGTGTGGAGggtaaggaggaagttcAACTGTAGATGGCAAGAGAGCGAAGCATATATAAGCAGCGCCGCGAGGCAAGAAGAGCTTGTTTACCCGATGTGGTGTTGAATAGAGATTTTGAATAAAGGAAAAGATGACCGTGGTTGGCTGCCACGGGCTGATTGAATGGATGATTTGATCCGCAGCTCAATAAGGGAAGAGAGCGCTCGATAAGAAACCAACCGAATAGGCGTAAAGTCCGACAATAAGCCAGGAGAGTGTCGTTGGGTTGAGGAATGACCGAAGAGGCCTCGGAGTAGCGAGCGACGGTGAAACTCAATTGAGGTCCTCCTGTCTCTACATGCCATGTCAGGAGTACGTACGAAGAAGTGTCGATGTCCAGCTTTCGAACAGGTCCGAAGTCATTCACTGCGATAGAACGTAGGTATAAACGCCGATTCCCGCTCACCTGCTCAAGTGGACATAGTCCTTGATGCGGATTCGCCATGATCCTTTGCTCTGCACGAGGCGCAAATCGTGGACATTTCAGACCCGTGTGAGTGGACACAATGGAGAGTATGGGTCGTTCATCTTGTGGCGGAGCGCCTCGTGGTGGACTTGAAAGGCGTCGTCTGCTTTTGGGTCTGAATAGGATTTCTTCCATTGGCATCCGATTAAGGTTAGTCTGGTTGATTTTCGAACATTCAGTTCGCACGAGACTTTGCCAAAGCCTGCAAAGAGGACGGTAATAACGGTCGAGGATCATGCGTCGACCGCAATGTGCACGTCTTGCTGTTCGCGGCGTCGCTCGTGCAAAGGACTATCCTGCCAGTGTCTTCAAGGCCAGTTCCTTGCATCGATGCTGAATCATTGCCCGGACCGTTAGCACATGAGGTAGTGGAGCGAGTGCTCTACAGCGCGAGATCGACATCGGTCGACCGACTGCAGCCCGTTTGCCCGAGAGCATGTATCGTTTTGAAGCGTGATCAACAAGCATGGCATTCGCTGTGCCAGGAGGTCGGCGGCTGCCAGGGGTACTGGTAATGATTTTGTTCACTCATGATCTTGACTCATTGATGAAGTGACCGCGAGGTTCGTGTCGGAGTTCTCGTCTCGTCTTTGATGCGGAggttgaggtggaggagaataTGAGGATGAAGTCCGTTAGTTCTAGTCCGTCTGGCAAGCCAAGCCTTCAGCTTCGGGAAGGAGCGGAGAATAGTCCGCCTCCAGCCGATTGCATGCGCTCAAAGTCAAACCTTGAGATCTTTCCGACTCGAGCTACTGGACCTACTACTCTTCTTGCGATAGAGACATCTTCAAGCATTCACCTCACATCGCCATCATGTTCTCTCGACGGGCTGTCCAGGTGCGCATAACCACCACGACCACTCTCCCTCGCGACTGACACTGACATTCCCCTCCCCGCGTAGGCCCTCCGCAGCAATGCTGTGCCCACCCCGTCAGTCGCCGCGAGGTGTACGTTCCGATAGCCCAATACCACTCCCACCGACACGACGATAGCATCTGACCACCTTTCAGCATATGCGACCGTCCAGACCGACATCTTCAAGCCCACCAAGTTCGGCGGAAAATATACCGTGACCCTCATTCCTGGTACGCTGCGACGCAAATTTCACATGTGATACGACGATACCAAGAGCAAGCACTGAGATACGAGGATTACACAGGTGACGGTATCGGCGCCGAGGTCTCTGAATCGGTCAAGACAATTTTCAAAGCGGACAACGTGCCCATCGAGTGGGAGCAGGTCGATGTGTCTGGTATGGAGCAGGGCGGCAAGCACTCTGAGGAGCTCTTCCGCGAGTCCATCTCCTCGCTCAAGCGCAACAAGCTCGGTCTCAAGGGTATCCTCCACACTCCCGTACACCGATCCGGCCACCAATCCTTCAACGTTGCTCTCCGACAAGAGCTCGACATTTACGCTTCCATCGTCCTGATCAAGAACATCCCCGGATACGAGACGCGCCACAAGAACGTCGACCTGTGCATTATCCGTGAGAACACCGAGGGCGAGTACTCTGGCTTGGAGCATCAGTCTGTCCCTGGTGTCGTGGAGTCCCTCAAGATTATCACTCGTGCCAAGAGCGAGCGCATCGCCAAGTTCGCTTTCAGCTTCGCCCTGGCCAACAACCGCCGCAAGGTTACTTGCATTCACAAGGCCAACATCATGAAGCTTGCTGATGGTCTCTTCCGCAACACCGTCCGCAAGGTCGGCGAGGAGTACCCCACCATCGAGACCAACGATATGATTGTCGACAACGCCAGCATGCAGTGTGTCAGCCGACCACAACAATTCGACGTCATGGTCATGCCCAACTTGTACGGAGGTATCCTCTCCAACATTGGTGCTGGCCTTGTCGGTGGCCCAGGTATCGTTCCGGGTTGCAACATGGGTCGTGAAGTTGCCGTGTTCGAGCCAGGCTGCCGTCACGTCGGTCTGGATATTCAGGGTAAGGACCAGGCCAACCCTACCGCTTTGATCCTCTCAGGAAGCATGATGCTCAGGCATTTGGGACTCGACGACCACGCCAACCGCATCTCCAAGGCCGTCTACGATGTCATCGCCGAGGGCAAGACCCGAACACGCGACATGGGTGGTGAGGCATCTACGCACCAGTTCACCCGCGCTGTGTTGGACCATATGGAGGCTTCTGGTTGAGCGGAGTGACTTTGAGCTGTTGAGAGCAGTGGATGAGCAGACAGCAGCGGTCTCTGACGGAGACGAGGCGTGATTGCAGCGGAGCTTCCCTATTCTCGGACACCCTACGTTGATTGAGCTGATTGCTTTGCCTGACTTTTTGCATAGCCTCGATGTTGAGAGATTTGCTACCTCCATGTAGATAGACGTGTGTGTATATTCAAGGACTTTTCAAACTGGCCAAGGACGTCCCAGTCACACACCTCACTCCGCTGCGTGGTTGATCCTTTGTAGAGCTTCCTCTACCACAAGACGTCGTTCGACCCTTGATCCATATCTCCGTCTCAAGTCCGTTCACTGCCTCGGTTCTGGCCTGCTACACCAACGACCACGAAACGCAACGACGAGCTTTGCCAAAGTTCTCCGGCTACAGCACTACTCAGCAGAGCATATTCAAGATGGCGAAGAAAGTAACACTCTACGTGGACATTGTCAGTCCATTTGCGTACATCGCATACCACATAACCAGGGTATGCATTCGCTTCCCCGCCTAGAATGCCAACTCTCCACGACATCCACGCTTCCATTGCGTCGCTCGTTCACAGCCATTGTTGCTACCAAAAGACATGAAGTAGACCTCCCTCCGTATACTAACTCGCACCTTCCAGACCTCACCAGTCTTCAAAGACATCGAACTAACCTACATCCCCATCTTTCTCGCCGGCATCATGCAACAAGCCGGCAACACCCCACCCTTCAAAATCAAGAACAAAGACACCTGGATCAACGTCGAGCGCCAACGCTGGACGAAACTGTTCAACGTCCCCTCCATCGGGATGCCCAGTCCCTTCCCTCAATCCACCGTCACCGCCCAGCGCGCTCTGTGCTACATCGAGTCCGTCCATCCAGACAAGCTGGTCGCTTCCATTGACGCTCTGTACGCTGCGTTCTGGGCTCAGGGCAAGCCGATTGGTAAGAACGAGACGGTGATTGAAGCATTAAGTGGTGTATTCGGggagcaagaggcgaagaagattgTAGAGGtggagatcaagaaggatgagaccaagaagaagatgaatgCGAATACACAGCTGGCTTGGGAGGCGGGAGCATTTGGGCTGCCGTGGTTTGTGGCGACGAACGAGAAGGGCGAGAAGGAGGGTTTCTGGGGGGTGGATCATTTGGGACAGATGCTGAACTTTTTGGAGGTGAAGCGCGTGCAAGAAGGTGGGTGGAAGGGCATGTTGTGAGGGTAAACATTGTTGTCGAGACTTTCCATCGTGGTTGTCTTCGTATGTACACGCATGTCAGACTCATTGGCGTCAATTCATGCAGTTTCTTCGGGCTCATGAGCCCAGGTACAGTTCTTGTATCTACCGCAAGCTCATCGTCAATATCAGTCATGAATCGTAGTATATCGTAGGTGTCACCGGATCGCAGCATCGCCAAACCGTGCCTTACAAGCAACATGACATGCTCGAGAGCTCTGCCAGTACTCCGATCGAAGTCGTTCCCTCACTTCCCCTCCTCACTCAAGTCTCAACCCTTCAAATACTTCTCCGTGTCGTCTCTCGTGAACGAAAATGGACCCTTCGCCATATCTGGACTTCTCGGACTCATGGGCAGTGCAAATAGATCGTCCTCAttgccatcctcctcatcgatACCCACATCATTCCCACTACTCGCAAACGCATTGAGCGATCCCATGCCTACTTGCTGCCGTTGCTGCGCCACGAACGCTTCTGGCGGCGATTGGGCGACAATTCTTCGAGATGGCGGAGGTTGTGTAGCGGCGGACGGTGCTTGTGGAGCTTTGGCTGCAAGCGTTGAAGCTGCAGGAGGCATGCCCTTGAGGGTAGCGAAACTGCTGAAGGACCCGACAGCTACGTCCGAGCCCTCTGGACTTAGAGGGTTATACGCCGCTGCAGGTTGAGCATTCTGATCATCGACTGTACTCAGCGACGACGCCGTCAACTCTTTCTCACTTGTGCCCAACTTCAACCCTTTTAGCTTGTCCATCAGCCTACCTCCTCCGGGACTCCTCGGACTCGTTGGACTTCCCaatccgcctcctcccaACTGTGTCTGCGCCGTGACAAGACTGATGCCCGCCGGCTTCGCCAGCACGCCAAAGTTTGCTTCTATCCATTCCTTCTCCGCGACTGCGATCTCCAGTCCTACACCCTCTTCGTTGTCTGCCGACTCGCGGGCAATCTCGTCGTTCAGAACCTGCAGCCGCTTCTTCGCCCATATCGTGTGAAGAACGCCCTTCTTTCCAGCTTGCCGTGCCGTTGCGCCGAGTTCAGGCTGGAAGATAGCAGGCAGCGGGTTCGTTCGCCAGTTGACACTCGGTCCTTTGCGCAGCTTCACAGCAGTGGGTATAGAGACGCCGGGTCCAAGCAGGAAGTAGAGCCGGTTGACCGGAGTGTCCTCCGTCCCAGCTCCGGGAGATGCATGGTCTCTCGCGGGAAGAACAGTGCGCTTGCCATGCCAGCTGATCTCCCAGTCGTCGCTTATGTTGTTCGTGATTGAGTCTTCTTCCCATTCGACCATGAGGATTTTGGTCCCGTCATTCCCGCGGCCTGGTTCAAATTCGAAGCGTGCGAGGGCGTTGCCGTTGGAAAGAGAGGGCGATTCGACGTCGTCgtgtggagagggagatgtcGATGCAGAATCGAAAGAGGTTTTGACTGGGTGGAAGGATGggtgggcggtggtggtcaTGGTGCGATTGTAGTGATTGAGGCAATGCCCGCGCGAGCTTGCGGTTCGGACGTTAAGGTATTGTGGTTCGGAGATCGGGCGAGCAAAGTCAAGTCAAGTGAAATAGGGACTGCTGCGGTTAGTCTGGCGTGGGCTATGGTCATCTTCGGCGGAGCAGGGAGTCGTGATAAGGCGAGAACTGGGAGCGATATGAGGAAAGAAGCAACACTTCCACTTCTtgttcgacggacagatcaAGAAGACCGCTCCGGCTGATGGTACCTTACCACTCACAGGCACACCCAAGGACCGTCTGTCAAGGACAACGGAAGACCTTCGCAACGGCAAAGAGTGTGTGTCTCGCCCGGTGAGGCCCGATCCGAATGTCTACTTTTAGCTCCGCTTCTTtcgaactcctcctctccacgatTCTGCAACGACGCAGTACGATTACCGGGTTGGAGACCCGTTCTGCGGAGTCGGGTCGATCACAAAAGAAGTACGATCACGGTCGCTGTTATCGGAGCTGCATGCCACTGCTTATTGTATGAAGCACCACCAACCACGCTCCAGAGCAATCGAGGTCTTCTCGACTATCAGCCCAATCCAGGCGTGCCAGGGTCGCAGAGATCGAGAAGGCTTCTGCAGGTACGGCAGATACTCGGCGCAGAACGACGACACGATGCGGCAGAGAGACGAGCATgcacagcgacgacgaaggtgAAACGAGTGAATCTGTTCTTTCAGTGTCCTTTCCATCCATCATGGGGTATAATTCCTAGAGTATTCCTAAATTCCTCAAGCTCAAGCATCAGTCCTGAGAGCTGCACTAGATCAGGAGCGATCGTGAGCATTGAGTTGAGAGTCTTGCTTCTTCCCTCTCCCTTTCATGCCCTCAGATCAACAGGAACTCCCATCCTTTTCCTGCCATCACCTCCCTCCATCCGACCACCGGTGCACCGACACCACTCTCTAGTAAGTCATCATTCACCGCCCATACATCGTTCAACAGCTCTCGGATGCGTCCGAAGCTGCCGAATGCCGCCGCATCGCCGAGCCGCTCACTTCTCTCCTCGAGCATACCGCGGAATGGCGAGCCTCTCGTCGAACTTGCGCCGGCAATCAACAACGGCCAAGCCAAGCTCCGATCGAAACCCTCAGTACCAGCTGGGATGAAGTTCATCAATTCCGAGAATTGGCTGATGAGGTGGCACATGCTGGGTTGAGTAGGCGAATATCCCGGCACAAGAGTG contains:
- a CDS encoding uncharacterized protein (probably secreted. It is not possible to predict if it belong to a highly divergent family (it matches with low homology with some fungal hypothetical proteins) or it is a M. graminicola specific protein. Unknown function.) gives rise to the protein MKLAVSTVLMVAVTLTQALAVADAEPKRRRGNSFVGWCGAIGAPCAKVKRDAEAMPDPKKRRGNSFTGWCGAIGAPCARVKRSADAIAEAFAYPEADPKKRRGNSFVGWCGAIGAPCAKAKRDIIEVGESVEEAVHDVYAREAEAEADPKKRRGNSFVGWCGAIGAPCAKRDLFSEVETDVSAEDSEDEDAIYARDAAPEARRKKKAKKPKRRGHRGNSFVGWCGALGAPCAKVKRDADAVAFAEAKKQRGNSFTGWCGAIGAPCAKDKREEHEILKTDVCEADDGECKALRNAYEAFHEIKARDAELEAENLASIDDDDELTKREVEVCNEPDGECDLAKRALDTIEAKLDAAIKAL
- the IDH1 gene encoding isocitrate dehydrogenase [NAD] subunit 1 (isocitrate dehydrogenase (NAD+); isocitric dehydrogenase; beta-ketoglutaric-isocitric carboxylase; isocitric acid dehydrogenase; NAD dependent isocitrate dehydrogenase; NAD isocitrate dehydrogenase; NAD-linked isocitrate dehydrogenase; NAD-specific isocitrate dehydrogenase; NAD isocitric dehydrogenase; isocitrate dehydrogenase (NAD); IDH (ambiguous); nicotinamide adenine dinucleotide isocitrate dehydrogenase, MITOCHONDRIAL PRECURSOR): MFSRRAVQALRSNAVPTPSVAARSYATVQTDIFKPTKFGGKYTVTLIPGDGIGAEVSESVKTIFKADNVPIEWEQVDVSGMEQGGKHSEELFRESISSLKRNKLGLKGILHTPVHRSGHQSFNVALRQELDIYASIVLIKNIPGYETRHKNVDLCIIRENTEGEYSGLEHQSVPGVVESLKIITRAKSERIAKFAFSFALANNRRKVTCIHKANIMKLADGLFRNTVRKVGEEYPTIETNDMIVDNASMQCVSRPQQFDVMVMPNLYGGILSNIGAGLVGGPGIVPGCNMGREVAVFEPGCRHVGLDIQGKDQANPTALILSGSMMLRHLGLDDHANRISKAVYDVIAEGKTRTRDMGGEASTHQFTRAVLDHMEASG